A single Ciona intestinalis unplaced genomic scaffold, KH HT000119.2, whole genome shotgun sequence DNA region contains:
- the LOC100177447 gene encoding uncharacterized protein LOC100177447 isoform X3 produces MVRQPAVADNRYQAQDHNILTIFLPILAVALVLCAGGCCYMEKKRKKRLREKAASAIEEDISDNESVVTTTSSRYRPYLLPSQTSGRSNLSRAGSVTSLYDRASSYGEPPPYSGPGSRRSSIASTLKSETRRGDSNRGRNISRSKSMMDVRQRQVYDYTPNPAPIRRSHSTTSLVDYRPMHNDGRYEDVSNSRAPSPTMSEWSIRTAPQMTSQENDYMVGGSVRSAASLPVSRHRSKMKRSSSQPNLLQHGIYAAKTYPQGILKRNAPSDDGRFIPRGGTMSSDSGIRDLYGDPEMLKRGSPSTFEDNSRPSTRPQSVYGSTSGRYDPYYRDNPTNDYSYARRSPPGYNDQGGVYSVSNSVPYSQHYGERDWGNNNGSSYPASYDPYSYGGNYWDMQGARGRVPHHGTQNNYVYGSMIY; encoded by the exons ATGGTTCGACAACCTGCAGTCGCTGATAATCGATATCAAGCACAAG ATCACAACATTTTGACGATCTTCCTCCCGATACTGGCAGTAGCTTTGGTACTTTGTGCAGGAGGATGTTGTTATATGGagaagaagagaaagaaaagaCTCAGAGAAAAAGCTG CAAGCGCTATCGAAGAAGACATCAGCGACAACGAGTCAGTTGTCACAACCACCAGTTCACGGTATCGACCTTATTTACTGCCTTCGCAAACTTCGG GGCGATCAAATTTATCGCGAGCGGGTtcggtgacgtcactttaTGACCGAGCTTCTTCATATGGGGAACCCCCGCCCTACAG CGGACCTGGTTCAAGGCGATCTTCGATAGCTAGCACGCTTAAAAGTGAAACCCGTCGTGGAGATTCGAACAGAGGACGAAACATATCAAGGTCGAAGTCGATGATGGACGTAAGGCAACGACAGGTTTATGATTATACACCGAACCCAGCGCCGATCAGAAGGTCGCATTCCACCACCAGCTTAGTAGATTACCGACCAATGCACAACGATGGTAGATACGAAGACGTTTCAAACTCACGCGCACCCTCACCAACAATGTCAGAATGGTCGATACGAACCGCGCCccagatgacgtcacaagagaACGATTACATGGTCGGAGGGAGCGTAAGATCGGCCGCGTCGTTGCCGGTTTCGCGACATAGGAGCAAAATGAAGCGATCGTCGTCGCAACCCAACCTCCTTCAGCATGGTATATACGCTGCCAAGACTTACCCGCAAGGAATATTGAAACGGAACGCTCCAAGCGATGATGGAAGGTTCATACCAAGGGGAGGAACGATGTCGTCGGATTCGGGGATACGGGATTTGTATGGAGATCCTGAGATGTTGAAACGAGGTTCACCATCAACG tttGAAGACAACTCGAGGCCATCCACCCGCCCACAGTCGGTGTACGGTTCAACAAGTGGAAGATACGATCCTTACTACAGGGATAACCCAACCAATGATTACTCGTATGCAAGAAGGAGCCCACCTGGTTATAACGACCAGGGGGGCGTCTACAGCGTGTCTAACAGCGTCCCGTACTCACAACATTACGGGGAAAGAGATTGGGGAAATAATAATGGCAGTTCATACCCGGCAAGTTACGATCCTTATAGTTATGGTGGCAACTATTGGGACATGCAAGGGGCAAGGGGGCGGGTGCCGCACCATGGTACACAGAACAATTATGTGTACGGTAGTATGATATATTAG
- the LOC100185313 gene encoding isochorismatase domain-containing protein 1-like, protein MTSVRCLFICGDETKVCELNTGSGKSDICSEFRKSFDLLNFELQTWDKSWNVWVDVGDEFTLEDSTKFRTRQTNLGGLGNLEASSSVVFCCDMQERFRPAIKYFDEIVQVGGRVVKAAQILNIPLVVTEQYPKGLGSTVKELHISGPDVLAAKTKFSMLTTEVESFLRSNQFKSVLLFGVETHVCVQQTAIDLISRGYEVHLVADATSSRSLSDRQLAFQRVRKLGVFVTSAETILLQLVADKNHGKFKEIQNLIKVLPPDTGLTPKSNI, encoded by the exons ATGACTTCTGTGagatgtttgtttatttgtggGGATGAGACCAAAGTATGTGAGCTAAATACAG GAAGTGGAAAATCTGACATTTGTTCAGAATTTCGCAAAAGTTTCGATCTATTAAACTTTGAGTTGCAAACATGGGACAAAAGTTGGAATGTTTGGGTCGATGTGGGGGACGAGTTTACTTTGGAAGATTCGACCAAGTTTCGAACTCGTCAAACCAATCTAGGT GGATTGGGGAACTTGGAAGCGAGCAGCTCGGTCGTGTTTTGTTGCGACATGCAAGAACGGTTCCGACCGGCAATCAAGTATTTTGATGAGATTGTACAAGTGGGAGGGAGGGTGGTGAAAGCGGCTCAGATTCTTAATATCCCATTGGTCGTCACCGAGCAG TATCCTAAGGGTCTAGGAAGTACCGTAAAAGAGTTGCACATATCGGGTCCCGATGTACTCGCTGCAAAGACCAAGTTTTCAATGTTAACAACAGAAGTGGAATCTTTTCTTCGTTCAAATCAATTCAAGAGCGTTCTGTTGTTTGGTGTTGAG ACGCACGTATGTGTCCAACAAACTGCTATCGATTTAATATCTCGTGGATATGAAGTTCATCTTGTAGCCGATGCCACTTCATCAAGAAGTTTATCCGATCGTCAACTTGCTTTTCAG AGAGTCCGTAAACTTGGTGTGTTCGTAACTTCAGCTGAAACCATCTTACTTCAACTCGTGGCCGATAAAAACCATGGAAAGTTTAAAGAAATTCAAAACCTGATTAAAGTCCTACCCCCTGATACTGGCCTCACACCCAAGAGCAATATATAG
- the LOC100176720 gene encoding uncharacterized protein LOC100176720 → MKNNLISFVYFCCSIIIVKIQLAGAEYELSPKDALSAYGCKESVFVKQKSGIIKYNIDEPFTNLCWFITAQTQSNIVISFSYFNIQPQEELYFPPLQGNGDGDCGNYLFVQDASTKLSYVKKSKSNRFCSSFSSSDVFPIVMKTDRVLIQLVARINLSYYQVSGFSLKYSIVEKCQSNLMMERYTVVTSINFPGMYPTISCSWNITSAHKHPIEIVINSFQIRPTSRLLIYDGSNSNSDLLGVWISGNKGDTITTSSNKVFIQFQPGNQTFNPTYTGFNITVKAKGKT, encoded by the exons ATGAAGAACAACTTGattagttttgtttacttttgttgTTCTATTATAATTGTAAAGATACAACTTGCAG GTGCTGAGTACGAATTATCACCGAAAGATGCGTTATCAGCTTATG GTTGTAAAGAATCCGTGTTCGTGAAACAAAAGTCTGGGatcataaaatacaacatCGACGAACCTTTTACCAATCTATGCTGGTTTATTACCGCTCAAACACAATCAAACATCGTCATAag tttttcaTATTTCAACATCCAACCTCAGGAGGAATTATATTTTCCCCCACTGCAAGGTAATGGTGATGGAGATTGCGGGAACTACCTCTTTGTACAAGATGCTTCCACCAAACTTAGTTATGTTAAAA AAAGCAAATCAAATCGCTTCTGCAGCTCTTTTTCAAGTTCCGATGTTTTCCCAATCGTGATGAAGACAGACCGTGTGTTAATTCAACTCGTGGCCAGGATTAATTTGTCTTATTATCAAGTTTCTGgattcagtttaaaatattcaatcg TTGAAaaatgtcaatcaaacttGATGATGGAGCGATACACAGTAGTGACTTCCATCAACTTTCCCGGCATGTACCCCACTATATCTTGCTCATGGAACATCACATCAGCTCATAAACACCCAATAGAAATTGTTATTAATTCGTTTCAAATTCGACCAACATCGCGCTTACTTATCTATGATGGTTCAAACTCAAACAGCGATCTACTTGGTGTTTG GATTAGCGGTAACAAAGGTGACACCATCACCACAAGTTCCAACAAAGTTTTCATTCAGTTCCAACCCGGGAACCAGACGTTCAACCCAACTTATACCGGCTTCAACATTACTGTGAAAGCTAAAGGTAAAACATGA
- the LOC100177447 gene encoding uncharacterized protein LOC100177447 isoform X2 has translation MSIIVCGKFKGKLVYSRPTMDWGQVTTQLSYHNILTIFLPILAVALVLCAGGCCYMEKKRKKRLREKAASAIEEDISDNESVVTTTSSRYRPYLLPSQTSGRSNLSRAGSVTSLYDRASSYGEPPPYSGPGSRRSSIASTLKSETRRGDSNRGRNISRSKSMMDVRQRQVYDYTPNPAPIRRSHSTTSLVDYRPMHNDGRYEDVSNSRAPSPTMSEWSIRTAPQMTSQENDYMVGGSVRSAASLPVSRHRSKMKRSSSQPNLLQHGIYAAKTYPQGILKRNAPSDDGRFIPRGGTMSSDSGIRDLYGDPEMLKRGSPSTFEDNSRPSTRPQSVYGSTSGRYDPYYRDNPTNDYSYARRSPPGYNDQGGVYSVSNSVPYSQHYGERDWGNNNGSSYPASYDPYSYGGNYWDMQGARGRVPHHGTQNNYVYGSMIY, from the exons ATGTCAATTATCGTTTGCGGGAAGTTTAAGGGAAAGTTGGTTTACAGTCGGCCAACAATGGACTGGGGGCAAGTTACAACACAGCTGTCGT ATCACAACATTTTGACGATCTTCCTCCCGATACTGGCAGTAGCTTTGGTACTTTGTGCAGGAGGATGTTGTTATATGGagaagaagagaaagaaaagaCTCAGAGAAAAAGCTG CAAGCGCTATCGAAGAAGACATCAGCGACAACGAGTCAGTTGTCACAACCACCAGTTCACGGTATCGACCTTATTTACTGCCTTCGCAAACTTCGG GGCGATCAAATTTATCGCGAGCGGGTtcggtgacgtcactttaTGACCGAGCTTCTTCATATGGGGAACCCCCGCCCTACAG CGGACCTGGTTCAAGGCGATCTTCGATAGCTAGCACGCTTAAAAGTGAAACCCGTCGTGGAGATTCGAACAGAGGACGAAACATATCAAGGTCGAAGTCGATGATGGACGTAAGGCAACGACAGGTTTATGATTATACACCGAACCCAGCGCCGATCAGAAGGTCGCATTCCACCACCAGCTTAGTAGATTACCGACCAATGCACAACGATGGTAGATACGAAGACGTTTCAAACTCACGCGCACCCTCACCAACAATGTCAGAATGGTCGATACGAACCGCGCCccagatgacgtcacaagagaACGATTACATGGTCGGAGGGAGCGTAAGATCGGCCGCGTCGTTGCCGGTTTCGCGACATAGGAGCAAAATGAAGCGATCGTCGTCGCAACCCAACCTCCTTCAGCATGGTATATACGCTGCCAAGACTTACCCGCAAGGAATATTGAAACGGAACGCTCCAAGCGATGATGGAAGGTTCATACCAAGGGGAGGAACGATGTCGTCGGATTCGGGGATACGGGATTTGTATGGAGATCCTGAGATGTTGAAACGAGGTTCACCATCAACG tttGAAGACAACTCGAGGCCATCCACCCGCCCACAGTCGGTGTACGGTTCAACAAGTGGAAGATACGATCCTTACTACAGGGATAACCCAACCAATGATTACTCGTATGCAAGAAGGAGCCCACCTGGTTATAACGACCAGGGGGGCGTCTACAGCGTGTCTAACAGCGTCCCGTACTCACAACATTACGGGGAAAGAGATTGGGGAAATAATAATGGCAGTTCATACCCGGCAAGTTACGATCCTTATAGTTATGGTGGCAACTATTGGGACATGCAAGGGGCAAGGGGGCGGGTGCCGCACCATGGTACACAGAACAATTATGTGTACGGTAGTATGATATATTAG
- the LOC100177447 gene encoding uncharacterized protein LOC100177447 isoform X1 has product MCLAWLLLSIFMVCVHLDLVVAWNASYQREDDHNILTIFLPILAVALVLCAGGCCYMEKKRKKRLREKAASAIEEDISDNESVVTTTSSRYRPYLLPSQTSGRSNLSRAGSVTSLYDRASSYGEPPPYSGPGSRRSSIASTLKSETRRGDSNRGRNISRSKSMMDVRQRQVYDYTPNPAPIRRSHSTTSLVDYRPMHNDGRYEDVSNSRAPSPTMSEWSIRTAPQMTSQENDYMVGGSVRSAASLPVSRHRSKMKRSSSQPNLLQHGIYAAKTYPQGILKRNAPSDDGRFIPRGGTMSSDSGIRDLYGDPEMLKRGSPSTFEDNSRPSTRPQSVYGSTSGRYDPYYRDNPTNDYSYARRSPPGYNDQGGVYSVSNSVPYSQHYGERDWGNNNGSSYPASYDPYSYGGNYWDMQGARGRVPHHGTQNNYVYGSMIY; this is encoded by the exons ATGTGTTTGGCTTGGCTTTTACTTTCCATCTTCATGGTTTGCGTACATTTGGATCTTGTTGTTGCGTGGAATGCGTCATACCAACGTGAAGATG ATCACAACATTTTGACGATCTTCCTCCCGATACTGGCAGTAGCTTTGGTACTTTGTGCAGGAGGATGTTGTTATATGGagaagaagagaaagaaaagaCTCAGAGAAAAAGCTG CAAGCGCTATCGAAGAAGACATCAGCGACAACGAGTCAGTTGTCACAACCACCAGTTCACGGTATCGACCTTATTTACTGCCTTCGCAAACTTCGG GGCGATCAAATTTATCGCGAGCGGGTtcggtgacgtcactttaTGACCGAGCTTCTTCATATGGGGAACCCCCGCCCTACAG CGGACCTGGTTCAAGGCGATCTTCGATAGCTAGCACGCTTAAAAGTGAAACCCGTCGTGGAGATTCGAACAGAGGACGAAACATATCAAGGTCGAAGTCGATGATGGACGTAAGGCAACGACAGGTTTATGATTATACACCGAACCCAGCGCCGATCAGAAGGTCGCATTCCACCACCAGCTTAGTAGATTACCGACCAATGCACAACGATGGTAGATACGAAGACGTTTCAAACTCACGCGCACCCTCACCAACAATGTCAGAATGGTCGATACGAACCGCGCCccagatgacgtcacaagagaACGATTACATGGTCGGAGGGAGCGTAAGATCGGCCGCGTCGTTGCCGGTTTCGCGACATAGGAGCAAAATGAAGCGATCGTCGTCGCAACCCAACCTCCTTCAGCATGGTATATACGCTGCCAAGACTTACCCGCAAGGAATATTGAAACGGAACGCTCCAAGCGATGATGGAAGGTTCATACCAAGGGGAGGAACGATGTCGTCGGATTCGGGGATACGGGATTTGTATGGAGATCCTGAGATGTTGAAACGAGGTTCACCATCAACG tttGAAGACAACTCGAGGCCATCCACCCGCCCACAGTCGGTGTACGGTTCAACAAGTGGAAGATACGATCCTTACTACAGGGATAACCCAACCAATGATTACTCGTATGCAAGAAGGAGCCCACCTGGTTATAACGACCAGGGGGGCGTCTACAGCGTGTCTAACAGCGTCCCGTACTCACAACATTACGGGGAAAGAGATTGGGGAAATAATAATGGCAGTTCATACCCGGCAAGTTACGATCCTTATAGTTATGGTGGCAACTATTGGGACATGCAAGGGGCAAGGGGGCGGGTGCCGCACCATGGTACACAGAACAATTATGTGTACGGTAGTATGATATATTAG
- the LOC100175123 gene encoding adaptin ear-binding coat-associated protein 1 has protein sequence MGEAYEHTLMVKNECFVYRLPPRPSNRGYRAADWGLDKPMWTGRMRVTTMNGNLTIKLLSNEGELFAEAPVAEYPGVAVESVTDSSRYFILRIINQQGQKAFIGTGFADRGDAFDFNVTLQDHFKRAKTEEIIEQAPVNEPSLDLGLKAGQTFRINIGNSAAKSKPKAKPASTGGLLLPPPPGAAASQPVASNDKSEWGEFSSASDNQWVQF, from the exons atgggTGAGGCGTACGAACATACACTAATGGTTAAgaatgaatgttttgtttaccgTTTACCCCCACGCCCCTCGAACCGGGGATACAGAGCAGCAGATTGGGGGTTGGACAAACCGATGTGGACAGGACGTATGAGGGTTACGACTATGAATG GTAATCTGACCATCAAGCTGCTAAGTAACGAGGGCGAATTATTCGCCGAAGCTCCAGTTGCTGAATATCCTGGGGTAGCCGTTGAATCCGTCACGGACTCGTCCCGATACTTCATTCTAAGGATTATCAACCAACAAGGACAGAAAGCGTTCATCGGAACCGGGTTTGCAGATCGGGGCGACGCGTTCGATTTTAACGTAACGTTGCAAGATCATTTCAAACGAGCGAAAACAGAGGAAATAATTGAACAAGCTCCGGTGAACGAACCAAGCTTAGATTTAGGTTTAAAAGCCGGACAAACATTTAGGATCAATATTGGAAACTCGGCTGCGAAAAGTAAACCAAAAGCCAAGCCTGCATCAACGGGAGGACTCCTGTTACCCCCTCCTCCCGGGGCAGCTGCGTCGCAACCCGTAGCCAGCAACGACAAGTCCGAGTGGGGAGAGTTCTCAAGCGCAAGTGACAACCAATGGGTTCAATTCTGA
- the LOC100177447 gene encoding uncharacterized protein LOC100177447 isoform X4, which yields MIRHTRNTAKQDHNILTIFLPILAVALVLCAGGCCYMEKKRKKRLREKAASAIEEDISDNESVVTTTSSRYRPYLLPSQTSGRSNLSRAGSVTSLYDRASSYGEPPPYSGPGSRRSSIASTLKSETRRGDSNRGRNISRSKSMMDVRQRQVYDYTPNPAPIRRSHSTTSLVDYRPMHNDGRYEDVSNSRAPSPTMSEWSIRTAPQMTSQENDYMVGGSVRSAASLPVSRHRSKMKRSSSQPNLLQHGIYAAKTYPQGILKRNAPSDDGRFIPRGGTMSSDSGIRDLYGDPEMLKRGSPSTFEDNSRPSTRPQSVYGSTSGRYDPYYRDNPTNDYSYARRSPPGYNDQGGVYSVSNSVPYSQHYGERDWGNNNGSSYPASYDPYSYGGNYWDMQGARGRVPHHGTQNNYVYGSMIY from the exons ATGATCCGGCACACTCGCAACACGGCCAAGCAAG ATCACAACATTTTGACGATCTTCCTCCCGATACTGGCAGTAGCTTTGGTACTTTGTGCAGGAGGATGTTGTTATATGGagaagaagagaaagaaaagaCTCAGAGAAAAAGCTG CAAGCGCTATCGAAGAAGACATCAGCGACAACGAGTCAGTTGTCACAACCACCAGTTCACGGTATCGACCTTATTTACTGCCTTCGCAAACTTCGG GGCGATCAAATTTATCGCGAGCGGGTtcggtgacgtcactttaTGACCGAGCTTCTTCATATGGGGAACCCCCGCCCTACAG CGGACCTGGTTCAAGGCGATCTTCGATAGCTAGCACGCTTAAAAGTGAAACCCGTCGTGGAGATTCGAACAGAGGACGAAACATATCAAGGTCGAAGTCGATGATGGACGTAAGGCAACGACAGGTTTATGATTATACACCGAACCCAGCGCCGATCAGAAGGTCGCATTCCACCACCAGCTTAGTAGATTACCGACCAATGCACAACGATGGTAGATACGAAGACGTTTCAAACTCACGCGCACCCTCACCAACAATGTCAGAATGGTCGATACGAACCGCGCCccagatgacgtcacaagagaACGATTACATGGTCGGAGGGAGCGTAAGATCGGCCGCGTCGTTGCCGGTTTCGCGACATAGGAGCAAAATGAAGCGATCGTCGTCGCAACCCAACCTCCTTCAGCATGGTATATACGCTGCCAAGACTTACCCGCAAGGAATATTGAAACGGAACGCTCCAAGCGATGATGGAAGGTTCATACCAAGGGGAGGAACGATGTCGTCGGATTCGGGGATACGGGATTTGTATGGAGATCCTGAGATGTTGAAACGAGGTTCACCATCAACG tttGAAGACAACTCGAGGCCATCCACCCGCCCACAGTCGGTGTACGGTTCAACAAGTGGAAGATACGATCCTTACTACAGGGATAACCCAACCAATGATTACTCGTATGCAAGAAGGAGCCCACCTGGTTATAACGACCAGGGGGGCGTCTACAGCGTGTCTAACAGCGTCCCGTACTCACAACATTACGGGGAAAGAGATTGGGGAAATAATAATGGCAGTTCATACCCGGCAAGTTACGATCCTTATAGTTATGGTGGCAACTATTGGGACATGCAAGGGGCAAGGGGGCGGGTGCCGCACCATGGTACACAGAACAATTATGTGTACGGTAGTATGATATATTAG